The following is a genomic window from Falco peregrinus isolate bFalPer1 chromosome Z, bFalPer1.pri, whole genome shotgun sequence.
tttcttctcTCTAGAGATGCAGCTACTAGCTGATAATAATTTCTCTCAATACTGTGCATTTTGTAGATTACAAACCATTACATCTTCTGCCAGCACAACAGAATATTCATCCTAAAATATCAAAATGCATTAATGAATATATGACAAAATTAGTGACTTATTTTCAACTTTAAACTTGTATTAATAGTGTTAACTACTGAACTCTGGATACATACCACCAGTTTCTCGGGCAAGTACTGTACAAACTCGAACTTCAGCACTTAGGCCGATGACAGATACTCTGATCTTAACTGCTTTTAAAcacttcaaatggaaaaaaaaaaaaaagcatactcAAATTCATATGCAGaatagaaaacagtaaaaatgttcaaagttttaaatgaaaattaattgttGATGACACTGCAACTGTCTGGGTTTGGTCTAATAGCTTGGATGTTCAATGCTATTATACAGTCAAACTTCACTTCTATACCTTAATTAGATCATAGATGTTGGCTGGATCGCATGTTGTCAGACTGCTGAAGACTACCAAAACCTCTCTGCTTGTATGTCCTGGCATGTGCCTAAAGAAAGTAtgcaattaatttaattctgtaCATTAAGCTACTTGTATGCTAAAGTTTCCAAGGACTTTTAACATAGTAAGTCAGAAGATGACATGATATGAAGTCCCCTACAAATCATAGAAGACTGTGGTAAGATCCTTCTCTAAGCTCTAGAATTTCACCTTCCAAAAGCCAAACCTTTCCAGTAtctaaaatacagtattttgattATGCAGTTGTTATCTGATTGTTTATTTCAATGCTTAGGTTATCCCTGTACCTTATCCATACTCTCACAGGTCAAATTCACATTCAAACTAGCAACACTGCAGTAAGTCTTCCtaacttcttaaaataaagatCTCTAACCAGTTTATAAATGTGAATCCACTATTATTAACTACTGTCTTTTAGTTCTTAATGGAAAACTCTTCCAAACATCAGTCACATAATTTTTTCTGACATTAACTGCTAGCTTTGTTCTGTCACTGTTTCTAGCTACAATTACTTAAGTCTTACACAAATTTTTATTCCATCTCAATACctcacagagaaagaaagttTTTTAAACTTATCCTACCCCGAAATTTACCTTTCTAAAGTATGCCAGAAGGCCCACATTATTGTGATtcaatcatttttcttttcccattctcTTATCACTAACCCCTAACTCTGCCCTCTCTCATACCTTAGCCTGCTAgtcaaaaaataattgtgggGTCTTTAATCACCATATTCATACACAATATACAACTAtctactttgtttttaaatactattgCCTTTTACAAGCATCACACCTCTAAATAGAAGCATCTTGCATTAGAAAACTAACTTCTGCACTACTAGCATATTTATCTTCTTAGCAGTTTGTATTGTAAGAAGACATAAAGCTGCCTTTTAAGACTCAAGTCAGCACAATGCAAGATGCTACTTGTAAAAAATACAGTCTCTACCCCTCCAAAAATTCACAATCAGCGTTATACTGattatggaaaacaaaacaaaaaacttccaTGTATACACTAACTTTAAAGTCTGCATGGCCAAATTTAGGGAATTATATAGAGACGGCTCTCCACTGCAGTTCATATccactgctttctgcagagcagtTATGTGCTTTTTTGAGTTACctgtaagtgaaaaaaaaacaattcacCTGAAATTACAAGTTAAGagaattaaaatacttaaactacacattttattaaatgtacAACAGTTTTCAAACTGTGACTTGTAACTCTGTGTTTCTCCTTAGAAACTGACCTTTTGATCAGAATTTAGAAAAGGATGAAACAATATGTTAACAGAAACACATCTCCTCCACAGGCACTCAATTGTCAGAAACTTTAGGAGGTCAAAAAGAATAAGGTCCCTGTTGCATATCAATAAACGCTTAACATGAATGTGAAGTGTCTCACAAAGTGTTTCAGCAAAACCAGACTTTAGTTTCCTCTGTTATTCTCAAAGTACTGTTCAAAGACTGACTGATCCTCAGATTCCTCTGTAAAGTTGCTCCAGTCTTACAGGtgaataaacagaagaaattatgaCTTCATCTCTGAAGCCACATGGATTGCTAGTGAGAGAGGCAGGAACTGAAGAAACTCTACTTTTTAACATCTGATCAGAAGACAGATgtcataaaatacaaaattaacaaACAGGATAAGAAATTAACTATaaggggaaacaaaacaatactTTAGTTGCAACCTGCATAAGACTTCATCATGAACAAGCACACAATAACAATTCTAGATCAAAACAGATCAAAATAAAGACTCTGGTTTCATGTAACTTGCAATAACTTctctttacattaaaaatactatGTTAACCCTACTTCACTTTCAGCAGTATCATCCAGGCAGAACTTACAACGTCAATGCAATAGATGAAAACATCTccaattttaagaaaatatactACCTCCCTACCTGAGAGTTCTGtcattttttcagctcttttacTCTTGGTTACAATTAAGCCaatctggagaagaaaaaaaaaaaaaggcaaaacttttcTTACCAAGTTTAAAAATGAGTTGATTTAAATTTTTGCTATATTTTGCCCAAGACTTCTTCATGATAAAATTACTTAATAATAAAAGTTTTCCTCTAAgtgtaaaacagcagcagaacactATGCATCTGTCAACATACATTCCAGTACTTTTGCCACaaggcacaaaaaaacccccttcAAATTCTAAATGCCTGAAAGAAACATATAATCAGGTCTTCTGTATTAGAATTTACGTTTAGGAAAAAGAGAATATATGGGTTCTTATTTTCATTAGTTCAGGCAGAGAAACAAGAATTTCACTAGACTGATAGagtggaaggaaagaagaaccAGTAGGGGTGGGAAGAACACATCAACTGAAAAGAGTTTACTAGATAGGGGTAAAACTAAAGCTAACCCTTAATAtagttttcagttgtttattGCATGGCTGTACATACCTGACTAATAGGATTTTGATCAAAATACTCTTCAACAAAATATTCCAGTAACTATAAAGAAAAGTTAAGGCCATTAAAAACTAAATACAGTTTCATTCCACATGCATTAAGTAGTCCTCGCTTGCAAAGCATCCAGTatcacaaaaaaccccccaccaacAAACaaagttggggaaaaaaataggggGAAATAAGCCTCTCCTTTCCATTCTCCTCTCAGTGTTGCCCTTCCAtactcctctttctccttcctcccatgTTACCAATGCAATGTAAATTTCAGAAACTAGCCACCCCTTATTTTACTCATAGAATAccagaatcgtttaggttggaaaggaccctTAAGATCAGgcccaactgttaacccaacactgccaagtccaccactaaaccatgtccctgagtgccacatctacatgtatTTTAAGTCTTCACTTTAACATATAAAGTTCCAGACTACTATTGGTTCAAACAGAGGTTTATGCTACACCAAAAAGCACAAATCCATACAAAATCATCAAACTCCAGGGTTTCAACGTTTAGTGTGTTGAGATGAACTGTACATCTTGTACCATATGGTCAAGTCCTTCACAGTCTGAAGCAGCAATCTAATTCAACTCCTGTCTAGCATCCATTTCAAACTAGAATTCATAAAAACACAActgtaagattaaaaaaaaaaggcaaaaaaaaaagctagatgTGTCATGAAAGCACGTTTGTTCTTTTATCCTTTATTACAGGAAACACTTTAACTTAATTTCCACATTTTCATAATGTGTCTTTCCATTGTATGTTCTTACAAAGCGCTTTTCCTGTACTGAAGTACTTGTGCAAGGCAAATTAATGTCACATTGATTTTACTattcagaaacaggaaaattacagactagcaacagaaataaagggggaaaaaggtaTAGATTAGAGAGATGAGGCTATGAATGTGATCTCATCACAGGAGACTGCCATTCTTTTAAATGCAAGATGGAACTGGTTTACAGAGAAACAATGGATTAGTAAGATACAACTTTTGAGTACAGAAATACCTTCAAAGTGCAAGTAAGTCTGTCTGGTTTTAAATCTTGGTCCTCCATTGTTCTTGATCCATCAACAACCACGTAAAGGTGACGCATCTGCATTTTCACCATAAGTGATAATCACTAACAGAACAGATATTTAGATGAACTGCTCACTATgccatttactttaaaaaacaactaCTTACTCCCCCAAGCAGGCAAAATGCAGTACACTGAGCTATACAatcaacagcagctgaaaaaataatgcaatttttcctcttctccttcaaaatgaaagaaaaaagctataCTGAGAAATGCACGCTGTTCTTTTCCTCTCACGACAAGCTACAAAATATGCACAGTTTACACGTTCGCCTCTTCATCTGAAGAGCTCAGTGTTGTACCACGTTGTTGTTTAcaactaattttaaattatgccCATTTTTCACATCAATAAAAAAGGACAGTGCATGTCCACACAGTGTGGATGATCTCACTGCTGTTGCACAACATACCATGATACAGTGAACATGCCAAACCTCCACCTCTGAACACTCTTCATATCCCACACTGCCAATGaacaaagaatgtttttttttttaaaaaaaaggtttggtAGAAAAATGCGAGCTTTGGTCTCAAGCACATTAAGTCAGCAAAAGTGTATTTCAGACCAGGCACACCACCTCTATTCAAGTAGTTTTAGACACACAGCAGACAAGCGTTAAGACATTAGCATACCATTCCAAGTCGAACTTGTCCATGGTGTTCACAGAgtctaataaaacaaaataggaTTTCAGTAAGATACAAATGAGTGAATGGTTCCTAAAACAAAACTCCAATTGTCCTATAAGTCCAAAAAGCCCTAAACTAAATCTAATACTAAACTTCTAACAAATATGAAGCAATAACAAACCACAGACACACTAAAAAAAGACAATTGAATTACAAGCATATTTCATGcctctcagaaaacaaaaatctactGCTTACTACCTGATTTaagggaatttaaaaatattacccAAATTTGAGTATTTTTACATAAcctcaaataaaacaaatctagATTTATCTAGCGACTTTTGTCACAATCTGAAACACAAATGTGGTGCCACGATACCAAAACCCAGCTTGAAGCAcaatttttgtattaaaaaaagtttaaggaTTTTCTCTAAAAAGTGCAAATTGCAACTGCAGTGCTCTGCACCATGTTTCTTCAGATCAAGACCTCATCTCTTTAGCTAGTCTACATCTGGATTATTTAGCCTGCATCAAACCTTAAGATTCAAGATCAAAATAgatgttactgctttttttctggcacaATTAATAAGTAGCAGGCAAGAAGCGTGCACCTTGGCTGCTCTGACAGGGTAAGGACACAAAAATACATTGCCAGCCTGCTTACTCAAGCTAGAGCTTGCAGTTTTAAGAATGTTTAAGTCCTTACAACTGACCAGACCAGTATTATTAGCAAGCTCGAGGCAACACATACCTTTTCCTCTTTGCCTTGAAAAGAAGGTCCTCGATGGTCGCTTTCAGCGAGCCAGATTCATCTTCCTTCAAAATCTCCCTACGCAAAACAGACTGTTACTGAGCAGAAGGGagattttttcttgtcttccgTCAATAAGAAAGTgtggagggaaaaggaaagcataCCACGTCCTTTCGTAACCGCCTTCCCAGCGCTTGGTCCGTTCGGGCTCGTCCTCCATCTCCGCGGCTTCGCTCTGCCGCTGGGATGGGCGGTTGGGGCTGGCTCCGGCTCAGGAGGCGCGACGCCTGCCTTCAGAAAAGCCCCGTTACAGTGCCGCGCGGCGGGTGAGGGGCCTGTGAGGCGGGACCGGCCCCGGGCGGGCCGCCGACGGCTGGGAGCGCTGAGGGGACCCGGCCGGGCACGTCGCCCGCCCTTGCTGTCAGGCCCAAGCGTCCCGCCGCGACGACCCGGAACCACCAGCGGCCGCGCCGTTCAGTCTCGGTGCGCCGCTAACCCCTCCCGGGTGCCGCATGGGCCGCGGAGCGGTGGTTCCGGGAGGAAGGGCGGCACTCACCAGCAGCCCGGGGACTGACATGCCCTCACGGGAGGGAGCGAGGCGGGGTCCGGTGGCTGTCACCGATAGCGGCGGGTCGGACCGGCCCTGCGCTTTAGCATTCTCTGAGGCCGCCCCCGCCCAGCCCGGGCGGGAAATGGACCGTCGCGGGGGAGTTGGGCCTGTCAGCGGCCCCGGTgagcggcggccgccggcgcgTCCGAGCCCGGAAGTGCCGCCGCGCGTggcgggctgggctggctgggcgCTGGGCACTGCCCgccgcggccgcg
Proteins encoded in this region:
- the GTF2H2 gene encoding general transcription factor IIH subunit 2 isoform X1, translating into MEDEPERTKRWEGGYERTWEILKEDESGSLKATIEDLLFKAKRKRLCEHHGQVRLGMMRHLYVVVDGSRTMEDQDLKPDRLTCTLKLLEYFVEEYFDQNPISQIGLIVTKSKRAEKMTELSGNSKKHITALQKAVDMNCSGEPSLYNSLNLAMQTLKHMPGHTSREVLVVFSSLTTCDPANIYDLIKCLKAVKIRVSVIGLSAEVRVCTVLARETGGTYHVILDESHYKELLMHHVSPPPANSSSECSLIRMGFPQHTIASLSDQDAKPSFSMVQLENNSEPGLTLGGYFCPQCRAKYCELPVECKICGLTLVSAPHLARSYHHLFPLDAFQEVPLEEYQGERYCQGCQTEMKDQNVYICKVCQNAFCVECDVFVHDSLHCCPGCIHERPAPISV
- the GTF2H2 gene encoding general transcription factor IIH subunit 2 isoform X2, with the protein product MEDEPERTKRWEGGYERTWEILKEDESGSLKATIEDLLFKAKRKRLCEHHGQVRLGMMRHLYVVVDGSRTMEDQDLKPDRLTCTLKIGLIVTKSKRAEKMTELSGNSKKHITALQKAVDMNCSGEPSLYNSLNLAMQTLKHMPGHTSREVLVVFSSLTTCDPANIYDLIKCLKAVKIRVSVIGLSAEVRVCTVLARETGGTYHVILDESHYKELLMHHVSPPPANSSSECSLIRMGFPQHTIASLSDQDAKPSFSMVQLENNSEPGLTLGGYFCPQCRAKYCELPVECKICGLTLVSAPHLARSYHHLFPLDAFQEVPLEEYQGERYCQGCQTEMKDQNVYICKVCQNAFCVECDVFVHDSLHCCPGCIHERPAPISV